The proteins below are encoded in one region of Limnohabitans sp. 63ED37-2:
- a CDS encoding class III extradiol dioxygenase subunit beta, with amino-acid sequence MAKITASVYTSHVPAIGAAMDLGKTQEDYWKPVFAGYDFSKQWMKDNKPDVIFLVYNDHATAFSLDMIPTFAIGTAAEYKPADEGWGPRPVPVVKGHPELASHIAQSVIQQDFDLTIVNKMDVDHGLTVPLSLMCGELDPVQDAWPCPVIPFAVNVVQYPVPSGQRCFNLGQAIRKAVESYDEDIHVHIWGTGGMSHQLQGARAGLINREWDNAWLDQLINDPVACAATPHIDYVREAGSEGIELVMWLIARGAMSDIEGGQATGPAPKLRHRFYHVPASNTAVGHAILENV; translated from the coding sequence ATGGCCAAAATCACCGCCTCCGTTTACACCTCGCATGTGCCTGCCATTGGCGCGGCCATGGACTTGGGTAAGACACAAGAAGACTACTGGAAACCCGTGTTCGCGGGCTACGACTTCTCCAAACAATGGATGAAGGACAACAAACCCGACGTGATCTTTTTGGTCTACAACGACCACGCTACGGCTTTCAGCCTGGACATGATCCCCACATTCGCCATCGGCACCGCCGCCGAGTACAAGCCTGCCGACGAAGGCTGGGGCCCACGCCCGGTGCCTGTGGTCAAAGGCCACCCCGAGTTGGCCAGCCACATCGCGCAATCGGTCATCCAGCAGGACTTTGACCTGACCATCGTCAACAAAATGGACGTGGACCATGGCCTCACGGTGCCCTTGTCGCTGATGTGCGGCGAGCTGGACCCGGTCCAAGACGCTTGGCCTTGCCCGGTGATCCCGTTCGCGGTCAATGTGGTGCAGTACCCCGTGCCCAGCGGCCAGCGCTGCTTCAATCTGGGCCAAGCAATCCGCAAAGCGGTCGAGAGCTACGACGAGGACATCCACGTCCACATCTGGGGCACGGGCGGCATGAGCCATCAGCTGCAGGGCGCACGCGCGGGCCTGATCAACCGCGAGTGGGACAACGCCTGGCTCGACCAGTTGATCAACGATCCGGTGGCTTGTGCCGCCACACCCCACATCGACTATGTGCGTGAAGCGGGCAGCGAAGGCATCGAGCTGGTCATGTGGCTGATTGCAAGGGGTGCGATGAGCGATATCGAGGGTGGCCAAGCCACAGGTCCCGCACCCAAGTTGCGTCACCGCTTCTACCATGTGCCTGCATCCAATACCGCTGTGGGCCACGCCATTCTGGAAAACGTTTAA
- a CDS encoding Gfo/Idh/MocA family oxidoreductase: MSKTIKVALAGAGAFGIKHLDGINNIDGVEVVSLIGREFAKTKEVADKYGIGHVTTDLNESLALKEVDAVILCTPTQMHASQTLACLKAGKHVQVEIPLCDVYKEGQEVLRVQKETGLVAMVGHTRRFNPSHQWVNHKIKSGEFNIQQMDVQTYFFRRTNMNALGQARSWTDHLLWHHAAHTVDLFAYQCGSPIVKANAVQGPIHPTLGIAMDMSIQLKAANGAICTLSLSFNNDGPLGTYFRYIGDTGTYLARYDDLFTGKEEKIDVSQVAVSMNGIELQDREFFAAIREGREPNSSIAQVLPCYQVLHDLEQQLA, encoded by the coding sequence ATGAGCAAAACCATCAAAGTCGCCTTGGCGGGCGCGGGTGCCTTCGGCATCAAACACCTGGACGGCATCAACAATATCGACGGCGTCGAAGTCGTTTCACTGATCGGGCGTGAGTTCGCCAAAACCAAAGAGGTGGCGGATAAATACGGCATTGGCCACGTCACCACCGACCTGAACGAGTCGCTGGCCCTGAAAGAAGTGGACGCCGTCATCTTGTGCACACCCACACAAATGCACGCCAGCCAGACCTTGGCGTGCCTGAAGGCAGGCAAGCATGTGCAGGTCGAGATCCCGTTGTGTGATGTGTACAAAGAAGGTCAGGAAGTGCTGCGGGTGCAAAAGGAAACCGGGCTGGTGGCCATGGTGGGCCACACCCGGCGATTCAACCCCAGCCACCAGTGGGTGAACCACAAGATCAAGTCAGGCGAGTTCAACATCCAGCAGATGGATGTGCAGACCTACTTTTTCCGCCGCACCAACATGAACGCGCTGGGTCAAGCCCGCAGCTGGACCGACCACCTGCTGTGGCACCACGCAGCCCACACGGTGGATTTGTTCGCCTACCAGTGCGGCAGTCCCATTGTCAAAGCCAATGCGGTGCAGGGCCCGATTCACCCGACCCTTGGCATCGCCATGGACATGAGCATCCAGCTCAAAGCCGCCAACGGTGCGATCTGCACCCTGAGCTTGAGCTTCAACAACGATGGCCCTCTGGGCACCTACTTCCGCTACATCGGCGACACGGGCACTTACTTGGCGCGTTACGACGACCTGTTCACCGGCAAGGAAGAAAAGATCGATGTGTCGCAGGTGGCGGTGTCAATGAACGGCATCGAGCTGCAAGACCGCGAGTTTTTTGCAGCGATCCGTGAAGGCCGCGAACCCAATTCGAGCATTGCACAGGTGCTGCCCTGCTACCAGGTCCTGCACGACCTGGAGCAGCAATTGGCCTGA
- a CDS encoding MFS transporter, with protein MSALTPEDERQHLKLLGLAGFASMASMRICDPMLVVLGQEFQVTTGDASAVVSVFAVVYGVLQLFYGPLGERFGKLRVVSLAVLTCALFSAITALSTNLPMLVIMRGFMGAAAAGIIPLSMAWVGDQVPYERRQETLAKLMSATVLGMMSGLWFGGFAADTVGWRGAFVVLAAMFGVAAVLLRRLRLQNKSQMQPVAAPGLWAAFRLTGQLLGTPRVRWVLGVTAAEGALVFGALAFMPTHLHQQFGLSVVASGSVMMVYGVGGLLYSQMARRWLAWLGERGLVRTGAALVAVGLLVLAWGSGVWLGMLSCLMTGLGFYMLHNTLQVQATQMAPAARGSAVTLFACSLFFGQSTGVLIMAQSVDMGWLAYAFTAAAVGVTGLGVLVYRLVGRH; from the coding sequence ATGAGCGCTTTGACGCCTGAAGACGAACGGCAACACCTGAAGCTGTTGGGCCTGGCTGGTTTTGCCAGCATGGCCTCGATGCGCATCTGCGATCCGATGCTGGTGGTGCTGGGCCAGGAGTTTCAGGTCACCACGGGAGACGCCTCTGCGGTGGTCTCGGTGTTTGCCGTGGTTTATGGTGTTTTACAGTTGTTTTATGGCCCACTGGGCGAGCGCTTTGGCAAGCTGCGGGTGGTGTCTTTGGCGGTATTGACCTGTGCGCTGTTCAGCGCCATCACGGCGCTGTCCACGAATCTGCCCATGTTGGTCATCATGCGCGGGTTCATGGGTGCGGCGGCGGCGGGCATCATCCCGCTGTCGATGGCCTGGGTGGGCGACCAAGTCCCTTATGAGCGCCGCCAGGAGACCCTGGCCAAGCTCATGAGTGCGACCGTACTGGGCATGATGAGTGGGCTGTGGTTTGGTGGTTTTGCAGCCGACACGGTGGGCTGGCGCGGTGCATTTGTTGTGCTGGCCGCCATGTTTGGTGTGGCCGCTGTGCTGCTGCGCCGTTTGCGCCTGCAAAACAAGTCGCAAATGCAGCCTGTGGCCGCACCTGGTTTGTGGGCGGCGTTTCGCTTGACGGGTCAGCTCTTGGGGACACCCCGCGTGCGCTGGGTGCTGGGCGTCACCGCCGCAGAAGGGGCCTTGGTGTTTGGAGCCTTGGCCTTCATGCCCACGCATTTGCACCAGCAGTTTGGTTTGAGTGTGGTGGCCTCAGGCTCGGTCATGATGGTCTACGGCGTGGGTGGCTTGCTCTACAGCCAAATGGCACGCCGTTGGCTGGCTTGGCTGGGCGAGCGCGGGCTGGTGCGCACAGGCGCTGCTTTGGTCGCGGTGGGTTTGCTGGTGCTGGCGTGGGGCAGTGGTGTGTGGCTGGGCATGCTGTCCTGCCTCATGACCGGGTTGGGCTTTTACATGCTGCACAACACGCTGCAAGTTCAGGCCACCCAAATGGCCCCGGCCGCACGGGGCTCAGCCGTGACCTTGTTTGCCTGTTCACTGTTTTTTGGCCAGTCCACAGGGGTGCTGATCATGGCGCAAAGTGTGGACATGGGCTGGCTGGCCTATGCCTTCACGGCCGCCGCCGTGGGCGTGACGGGCCTCGGGGTGCTGGTGTACCGCTTGGTGGGGCGACACTGA
- the aroE gene encoding shikimate dehydrogenase, with amino-acid sequence MTDRYAVIGNPIVQSKSPLIHSAFAQVTGQDIDYGKLLGPVGEFAATVDAFRASGGRGMNVTAPFKMDAFVYATDLAPSAQMAGAVNAMKFEGDKVYAENFDGVGLVRDLVHNLACPLKGRRVLILGAGGATRGALLPVLAEQPAELVIVNRTVAKAQELAALAQQHQTGQVPVQGLGYADLQGQTFDVVLNASSSSLTAELPPLPASVFAPGALAYDLTYGKGLTPFLQLAQQAGVSRVADGVGMLAEQAAEAFAWWRGVRPDTAAVIAQLTVPLV; translated from the coding sequence ATGACAGACCGCTATGCCGTGATCGGCAACCCCATTGTGCAAAGCAAATCGCCCCTGATCCACAGCGCTTTTGCGCAAGTCACAGGGCAAGACATCGACTACGGCAAGTTGCTTGGCCCCGTGGGCGAGTTTGCGGCCACGGTGGACGCGTTTCGGGCCAGTGGCGGGCGGGGCATGAACGTGACCGCGCCTTTCAAGATGGACGCCTTTGTTTACGCCACCGATCTGGCTCCCAGCGCCCAGATGGCGGGTGCGGTGAACGCGATGAAGTTTGAGGGCGACAAAGTGTATGCCGAGAACTTTGACGGCGTGGGCCTGGTGCGCGACTTGGTGCACAACCTGGCCTGCCCGCTCAAGGGGCGGCGTGTGTTGATTTTGGGCGCGGGCGGTGCCACGCGAGGCGCTTTGCTGCCCGTGTTGGCCGAGCAGCCAGCAGAGCTGGTGATCGTCAACCGCACGGTGGCCAAGGCGCAGGAATTGGCGGCTTTGGCGCAGCAGCATCAAACCGGCCAAGTGCCTGTGCAGGGGCTGGGTTATGCCGACTTGCAGGGGCAGACGTTTGATGTGGTGCTCAACGCCAGCTCATCCAGCCTCACGGCCGAGTTGCCACCTTTGCCCGCCAGTGTGTTTGCGCCAGGCGCTCTGGCCTACGACCTGACTTACGGCAAAGGCCTCACGCCGTTTTTGCAACTGGCGCAGCAAGCGGGCGTGTCCCGGGTAGCCGATGGTGTGGGCATGCTGGCCGAGCAAGCGGCCGAGGCCTTTGCCTGGTGGCGCGGGGTGCGGCCTGACACCGCCGCAGTGATTGCTCAGCTGACGGTGCCGTTGGTCTAA
- a CDS encoding NAD(P)-dependent oxidoreductase, with translation MTHIGMIGIGMMGHGIASNLLKHGHSLTVLEHAGNQPLDALLAAGAKTCNTPQALAAQSDVVILCVTGTPQVEAVLLGDDGVLKGLRPGTVIIDCSTSVPASTEKVAAMVMAQGGLFLDSPMTRTPKEAAEGRLNLLVGGDAALFERCRPILGCFAENIVHTGPIGSGHRMKLLHNYVSLGTVTLLAEAAACAQRAGVDANTFVEVLSKGGGWGAALDRLKPTLVSGDTSGLRFSMSNALKDLSYYNQMAIDTHADHTVAQAVKNTLETACREGDPNALVPELIALLAKR, from the coding sequence ATGACCCACATCGGCATGATCGGCATTGGCATGATGGGCCACGGCATCGCGAGCAACTTGCTCAAGCATGGACACAGCCTCACCGTCCTCGAACACGCGGGCAACCAACCCTTGGACGCCCTGCTGGCCGCAGGTGCAAAAACGTGCAACACACCGCAAGCCTTGGCGGCGCAATCGGATGTGGTCATTTTGTGCGTCACGGGCACACCACAAGTGGAGGCTGTGCTGCTGGGTGACGACGGCGTCTTGAAGGGTCTGCGTCCCGGCACCGTCATCATTGACTGCTCCACTTCTGTGCCCGCCTCCACCGAAAAAGTCGCGGCCATGGTCATGGCCCAAGGTGGGCTGTTTCTTGATTCGCCCATGACCCGCACGCCCAAAGAAGCTGCCGAAGGACGGTTGAACTTGCTGGTGGGCGGTGATGCCGCTCTGTTTGAGCGCTGCCGCCCCATCCTGGGCTGCTTTGCTGAGAACATCGTGCACACCGGGCCGATTGGTTCGGGCCACCGCATGAAGCTTCTGCACAACTACGTCTCGCTGGGCACCGTCACTCTGCTGGCCGAGGCCGCGGCTTGCGCCCAGCGTGCAGGCGTGGACGCCAACACCTTTGTCGAGGTGCTCAGCAAAGGCGGTGGCTGGGGTGCAGCGCTCGACCGTCTCAAGCCCACGCTGGTCTCGGGTGACACCTCGGGCCTGCGCTTTTCGATGAGCAATGCACTCAAGGACCTGAGCTACTACAACCAGATGGCCATTGACACCCATGCCGACCACACCGTGGCCCAAGCGGTCAAAAACACCCTGGAGACGGCTTGCCGCGAGGGTGACCCCAATGCCCTGGTGCCCGAGTTGATCGCGCTGCTGGCCAAACGCTGA
- a CDS encoding TetR/AcrR family transcriptional regulator, with the protein MNQPVHSSEQSLSASSGAGRTNDPARTMAEILTVATHEFADKGLSGARIDEIAAATRTSKRMIYYYFGSKDGLYLAVLEEAYRRMRAIESDLHLDDLPPVDALQKLVEFTYDHHRNNEDFIRLVMNENIQRGEYLRQSQSIQALNTNAIASVKAVYDRGVAQGVFRPGLDPVDIHSAISAFTFFNVSNRHTFGLIFQDRASQDKADTLKRVHVVELILRFVCHSLAA; encoded by the coding sequence ATGAACCAACCGGTACATTCTTCTGAGCAGTCGCTGAGCGCTTCCAGCGGGGCAGGCCGCACCAACGACCCGGCCCGCACCATGGCCGAGATTTTGACTGTGGCCACGCACGAGTTTGCCGACAAGGGCCTGAGTGGTGCGCGGATCGATGAAATCGCGGCGGCCACGCGCACCAGCAAGCGCATGATCTATTACTACTTCGGCAGCAAGGACGGCCTGTATTTGGCCGTGCTCGAAGAGGCTTACCGGCGCATGCGGGCGATCGAGTCCGACCTGCATCTGGACGACTTGCCACCTGTGGACGCGCTCCAAAAGCTGGTGGAGTTCACCTACGACCACCACCGCAACAACGAAGACTTCATCCGTCTGGTGATGAACGAAAACATCCAGCGCGGCGAGTACCTGCGGCAAAGCCAGAGCATTCAGGCGCTCAACACCAACGCCATTGCTTCGGTCAAGGCCGTTTACGACCGGGGCGTGGCGCAAGGCGTGTTCAGGCCCGGTCTGGACCCGGTGGACATCCACTCGGCGATTTCGGCCTTCACCTTTTTCAACGTCTCCAACCGCCATACCTTTGGCCTGATCTTTCAGGACCGTGCCAGCCAAGACAAGGCCGACACCCTCAAAAGGGTGCATGTGGTCGAGTTGATCCTGCGCTTTGTCTGCCATTCCTTGGCGGCATAA
- a CDS encoding TRAP transporter small permease — MVQKFIDGFCKALNVVMAVCLAVMVVLVFGNVVMRYGFNSGITLSEELSRWLFVWMTFMGAIVALKERGHLGTDMLVGKLGAAGKKFCLALSYVAMLFICWLLFKGAYQQTVINLGSTSAVMEVSMAWVYAPGVVFAVLGGLILMTELVRLLTGQVRPEDLVMVQESEESPHSSNKS, encoded by the coding sequence TTGGTTCAAAAATTCATTGACGGGTTTTGCAAAGCCCTGAACGTGGTCATGGCCGTGTGCCTGGCCGTGATGGTGGTGCTGGTGTTTGGCAACGTGGTCATGCGCTACGGTTTCAACTCGGGCATCACCTTGTCCGAAGAGTTGTCGCGCTGGTTGTTTGTGTGGATGACCTTCATGGGCGCGATCGTTGCCTTGAAGGAACGCGGCCACTTGGGCACCGACATGCTGGTGGGCAAACTCGGCGCGGCCGGCAAAAAGTTTTGTTTGGCTTTGTCGTATGTGGCCATGCTGTTCATTTGCTGGTTGCTCTTCAAAGGGGCTTACCAGCAAACCGTCATCAACCTGGGCAGCACCAGCGCGGTGATGGAAGTGTCCATGGCTTGGGTGTACGCACCCGGTGTGGTGTTTGCGGTGTTGGGTGGTTTGATTTTGATGACCGAATTGGTGCGCTTGCTCACCGGTCAAGTTCGGCCTGAAGACCTGGTCATGGTTCAGGAATCCGAAGAGTCGCCCCACAGTTCGAACAAATCTTGA